In the genome of uncultured Campylobacter sp., one region contains:
- a CDS encoding DUF6394 family protein, with amino-acid sequence MNWGRVIYIFFALMSMTTIGGFLYEKNEILLFIATSVNAVSTLLKVGVRNMLAAELFASSLVADLHLIPAFVLIVVAPGDLSIVTSLAIGALLANFFSLILIAIESAKTKDEF; translated from the coding sequence ATGAACTGGGGAAGGGTAATTTACATATTTTTTGCGCTTATGAGTATGACTACGATAGGCGGGTTTTTGTATGAGAAGAATGAAATTTTACTTTTCATAGCAACTAGCGTAAATGCGGTCTCGACGCTTTTGAAGGTAGGCGTGCGAAATATGCTCGCGGCCGAGCTTTTCGCAAGCTCGCTCGTAGCAGATCTGCATCTCATACCGGCGTTCGTTTTGATTGTAGTAGCGCCGGGAGATCTGTCGATCGTGACCTCGCTTGCCATCGGCGCGCTACTTGCAAACTTTTTCTCGCTAATTTTAATAGCGATCGAGTCGGCAAAAACTAAAGACGAATTCTAG
- the secF gene encoding protein translocase subunit SecF produces the protein MQVFDKGKIYDFMKFRYFTFALSAVLIIGSIALFFIKGINYGIDFSGGTLIQVKYDAKAPLDEIRKRFEAANLGNINVTEFGSDQEVTIRYSGAASELGDNPALAAQKILQGSGNFDIRKVDIVGPKVGEELRTNGILAVCVSFALILVYITLRFEWRFAVAAVLSDLHDVVVAVGAMILAGVDFNLEILAALLTIMGYSLNDTIVVFDRIREGVKDSKSIKLDEVINESISHTLSRTLLTSLTTLIVIVILFVWGGEMIHGFSFVMLIGVIAGTFSSVFVAAPMLILFKFNVEKYRAFLAEKQRRIKEKEKNRAMYEKGTV, from the coding sequence ATGCAAGTGTTCGATAAGGGCAAAATTTATGATTTTATGAAATTTAGATATTTTACCTTTGCGCTTTCTGCAGTTTTGATAATAGGCTCTATTGCGCTGTTTTTCATTAAGGGCATTAATTACGGCATCGATTTTAGCGGCGGTACACTCATTCAGGTTAAATACGACGCTAAAGCACCGCTTGATGAGATCAGAAAGCGCTTCGAAGCGGCAAATTTAGGTAATATCAACGTTACGGAATTTGGTAGCGATCAAGAGGTCACGATTAGATATTCGGGCGCTGCGAGTGAACTGGGTGATAATCCAGCTTTAGCGGCGCAAAAAATTTTGCAAGGCAGCGGAAACTTCGACATTCGCAAGGTCGATATCGTAGGTCCTAAAGTCGGCGAAGAGCTTCGCACAAACGGAATTTTAGCGGTATGTGTGTCGTTTGCGCTCATTTTGGTTTATATTACCCTGCGGTTTGAGTGGAGATTTGCGGTCGCCGCAGTGCTATCGGATCTGCACGACGTCGTAGTCGCCGTAGGCGCGATGATTTTAGCCGGCGTGGATTTCAACCTTGAAATTCTAGCCGCACTGCTAACTATAATGGGCTATTCGCTTAACGATACCATTGTCGTTTTCGATAGAATTCGAGAAGGTGTAAAAGATAGTAAATCGATTAAGCTTGACGAGGTTATAAACGAATCAATCTCTCACACACTATCGCGCACGCTCCTTACTTCGCTTACGACTCTCATCGTCATTGTGATTTTATTCGTCTGGGGCGGCGAGATGATCCACGGCTTTAGCTTCGTGATGCTAATAGGCGTCATAGCAGGAACTTTCAGCTCTGTATTTGTAGCTGCTCCGATGCTGATTTTGTTTAAATTTAATGTCGAGAAATACCGCGCATTTTTGGCTGAAAAACAGCGTCGTATCAAAGAGAAAGAAAAAAATCGCGCCATGTATGAAAAAGGCACGGTGTAA
- the secD gene encoding protein translocase subunit SecD: MTSKISYRLLIFLAAVIFSAIFAAPSIFQTEKGSKINLGLDLQGGLHMLLEVQSDEAVVSKIKSIAASVNYAAKRDDLLMDGLKLEGDSFEFEILDADEASKFDAILHSAASGLDIQKSGEKYRVTLTPEEVEATKKYAIEQAVETIRNRLDQFGLAEPTVAKQGESYILVELPGVKNAADEQRAKDLIAKAAHLQLMAVDDVRQDRAQTISAADARAYGDVIYPDVKNPNYKYLINEIPVLDGAMLVDAKVAFDQHTNQPIINFTLNSQGAQIFGDFTGKNVGKRLAIVLDGKVYSAPRINERIGGGSGQISGGFSVEEAHDVAIALRSGALLAPVKVSETRSIGPSLGQDSIDKSMAALSLAAVAILIFMIFYYGVAGLFADIALVVNILFLIACMALFGATLTLPGMAGIVLTIGMAVDANVIINERVREVLRTGVSIRQSINKGYENAMSAIVDSNITTLITSAALYAYGTGPVKGFAVTMSIGIVASMITAILGTHGMFELVIDKMEKSKNTALWLGYKVRGGANASVR, from the coding sequence ATGACTAGTAAAATTTCATACCGCCTGCTGATCTTTTTGGCTGCGGTTATTTTTTCGGCGATTTTTGCTGCGCCTTCGATCTTTCAGACCGAAAAGGGAAGCAAGATAAACTTGGGTTTGGATCTGCAAGGCGGCCTACATATGCTTTTGGAAGTTCAAAGCGACGAGGCGGTCGTTTCAAAGATCAAATCGATCGCTGCGAGCGTCAATTACGCCGCCAAGCGCGATGATCTGCTGATGGACGGGCTAAAATTAGAAGGCGATTCGTTTGAGTTTGAAATTTTAGACGCGGACGAGGCCTCTAAATTTGATGCGATTTTGCATAGCGCCGCAAGCGGATTAGACATTCAAAAATCTGGTGAAAAATACCGCGTCACGCTAACGCCTGAGGAGGTCGAAGCGACTAAAAAATACGCGATCGAACAGGCCGTTGAGACTATCCGAAACCGCCTAGATCAATTCGGACTTGCGGAGCCAACGGTAGCAAAGCAGGGCGAGAGCTATATTTTGGTGGAGCTTCCGGGCGTCAAAAACGCAGCGGATGAGCAGCGCGCCAAGGATCTGATCGCCAAAGCGGCTCACTTGCAGCTTATGGCGGTGGACGACGTACGCCAAGACCGCGCGCAGACTATCAGCGCGGCGGACGCCAGGGCCTACGGCGACGTGATCTATCCCGACGTTAAAAATCCGAATTATAAGTATCTCATAAACGAAATTCCGGTTTTAGACGGCGCGATGCTAGTCGATGCGAAGGTTGCTTTCGATCAGCACACCAACCAGCCGATTATAAATTTTACGCTGAACTCTCAAGGTGCTCAAATTTTCGGCGATTTTACCGGTAAAAACGTCGGCAAACGTTTAGCCATCGTGCTTGACGGCAAGGTTTACTCCGCACCGCGCATAAACGAGCGTATCGGCGGCGGCAGCGGTCAGATCAGCGGCGGATTTAGCGTCGAGGAGGCGCACGACGTAGCGATAGCGCTTAGAAGCGGCGCGCTTTTGGCTCCCGTCAAAGTCTCAGAAACGCGCAGTATCGGCCCTAGCCTAGGACAAGATAGCATCGATAAAAGTATGGCGGCGCTTAGTTTGGCGGCGGTTGCGATTTTGATCTTTATGATTTTCTACTATGGCGTGGCGGGGCTTTTTGCCGACATCGCGCTTGTAGTAAATATTTTATTTCTAATCGCTTGTATGGCGCTTTTTGGTGCAACGTTAACGCTTCCTGGAATGGCGGGAATCGTGCTAACTATCGGAATGGCCGTGGATGCGAACGTTATTATTAATGAGCGCGTTAGAGAGGTGCTAAGGACGGGAGTTTCAATCCGCCAAAGTATAAATAAAGGCTATGAAAATGCGATGAGCGCGATTGTGGATTCAAATATCACTACGCTAATTACTTCTGCTGCGCTTTATGCTTACGGTACCGGCCCGGTAAAGGGCTTTGCCGTCACGATGAGCATCGGTATCGTAGCGTCGATGATAACGGCTATTTTAGGCACTCACGGAATGTTTGAGCTAGTAATAGATAAGATGGAAAAAAGCAAAAATACCGCGCTTTGGCTCGGTTATAAAGTAAGAGGAGGCGCAAATGCAAGTGTTCGATAA
- a CDS encoding RelA/SpoT family protein, whose product MESLTRINDNFLESLIDDVVDTKDIQSAKQLLYNLKEPTPLLVDAINLCIAQHDGQFRKSGEPYAIHPILVACFVSFMGGDDAMVISALLHDVVEDTDYSIEQVRQRFGDEVAKIVEGLTKIVNIREDKLAPSGDSNAKLRTTALTFRRMLMISINDQRVLVVKLCDRLHNMLTLDALRPDKQKRIGEETLLVYAPIAHRLGISSIKNVLEDLSFKYVMPKEYAAIADYVEEHKQQLQMSLSKFSEKIKEYMLSNGFSEGSFEIQKRMKHYYSIFLKMQRKGISIEEVLDLLAIRIIVQKPMDCYLALGIIHTKFNPLISRFKDYIALPKQNGYQTIHTTVFNESMIVEVQIRTFDMHNTAEFGVAAHWKYKYSGSINPKLDWLNDIGMQEEDDANAEDLYEYAKDSLYVEDIAVYSPKGGIFTLPRGATALDYAYEIHSQVGLKATEAFINRVKVPLLTELKNGDIVHIITGSEPHYRCSWLSSVKTGKARATIKAFCKQKIRDINFEVAIKILCAIFTTSKESILSWLEKENLNKKIGKAAYDSVFLKDVVNALKKYPLKEKFFNMKFRSKYEIEKQKFDNIVVYSNFKIDEVEFDYCCNPKRGDDIIGFRNGHGVTVHHKLCERASELIKTDEMIFVKWTRNAPHRYKIILNLENKRGSLATFLNYLVKLEVDLVSISLNENSETTSDYFEIIIELNENLDSTEIKDKLKNRFKIVDFVSLTDVYKN is encoded by the coding sequence ATGGAATCGTTGACAAGGATTAATGATAACTTCTTAGAAAGTCTCATCGACGATGTCGTCGATACCAAAGACATTCAAAGCGCCAAGCAGCTGCTTTATAATCTAAAAGAACCCACTCCGTTACTGGTGGATGCTATAAATTTATGCATCGCTCAGCACGACGGACAGTTTCGCAAAAGCGGCGAGCCGTATGCGATCCATCCGATTTTGGTAGCTTGCTTCGTATCTTTTATGGGCGGAGACGACGCGATGGTGATATCTGCGCTACTACACGACGTAGTAGAGGATACAGATTACAGCATCGAGCAGGTTAGACAAAGATTCGGCGACGAAGTAGCCAAAATCGTAGAAGGGCTTACTAAAATCGTAAACATCAGGGAGGATAAGCTGGCTCCATCCGGCGATAGCAACGCCAAGCTACGCACTACCGCCCTTACCTTCCGCAGGATGCTGATGATCTCCATTAACGATCAGCGCGTCCTAGTCGTCAAGCTCTGCGATAGGCTGCACAATATGCTAACCCTAGACGCACTTCGCCCCGATAAACAAAAACGCATCGGCGAGGAGACACTTTTGGTTTATGCGCCGATCGCGCACAGGCTTGGAATTTCATCGATCAAAAACGTGCTTGAAGATCTTAGCTTCAAATACGTCATGCCCAAAGAATACGCGGCGATCGCCGATTACGTCGAGGAGCATAAGCAGCAGCTTCAGATGAGCTTGAGCAAATTTAGCGAAAAGATCAAGGAGTATATGCTTTCAAACGGCTTTAGCGAGGGCAGCTTTGAGATCCAAAAGCGGATGAAGCACTACTACTCGATCTTTTTAAAAATGCAGCGCAAAGGAATTTCGATCGAGGAGGTGCTCGATCTTTTGGCTATCCGCATCATCGTGCAAAAGCCGATGGATTGCTACTTGGCGCTTGGTATAATCCATACTAAATTTAACCCGCTCATATCGCGCTTTAAAGATTACATCGCGCTGCCGAAGCAAAACGGATATCAGACGATCCACACGACCGTTTTTAACGAAAGTATGATCGTAGAGGTGCAGATCCGCACCTTCGATATGCATAACACCGCGGAATTCGGCGTCGCCGCGCACTGGAAGTATAAATATAGCGGCTCGATCAATCCGAAGCTTGATTGGCTAAACGACATCGGCATGCAGGAAGAGGACGACGCCAACGCCGAGGATCTTTACGAATACGCCAAAGACAGCCTCTACGTCGAGGATATCGCCGTGTATTCTCCCAAGGGCGGAATTTTTACATTGCCGCGAGGCGCCACGGCGCTTGATTACGCCTACGAGATACACTCTCAAGTGGGCTTAAAAGCAACCGAGGCCTTTATAAACCGCGTCAAGGTGCCGCTATTAACGGAGCTAAAAAACGGAGATATCGTTCATATCATCACCGGAAGCGAGCCGCATTACCGCTGCAGCTGGCTAAGCTCGGTCAAAACAGGCAAGGCGCGCGCAACGATAAAGGCATTTTGCAAGCAAAAGATCAGAGACATAAATTTTGAAGTAGCGATTAAAATTTTATGTGCGATCTTTACGACGAGCAAGGAGAGCATTCTAAGCTGGCTTGAAAAAGAAAATTTAAACAAAAAGATCGGCAAAGCAGCCTATGACTCGGTATTTTTAAAAGACGTCGTAAACGCGCTGAAAAAATACCCGCTCAAAGAGAAATTTTTCAATATGAAATTTCGAAGCAAGTATGAGATCGAGAAGCAAAAATTTGACAACATCGTGGTGTATTCAAATTTTAAAATCGACGAGGTTGAGTTTGATTACTGCTGCAACCCAAAGCGTGGCGACGACATCATCGGCTTTCGCAACGGACACGGCGTGACGGTGCATCATAAGCTGTGCGAACGTGCAAGCGAGCTAATCAAAACCGATGAGATGATCTTCGTAAAATGGACGCGTAATGCGCCGCACCGCTACAAGATCATATTAAATTTAGAAAACAAGCGCGGCTCGCTGGCGACGTTTTTGAACTATTTAGTCAAGCTCGAGGTCGATCTAGTATCGATAAGCCTTAACGAAAATAGCGAAACGACGTCGGATTATTTTGAGATTATCATCGAGCTAAACGAAAATTTAGACTCCACGGAGATTAAAGACAAACTCAAAAACCGCTTTAAAATCGTGGATTTCGTATCGCTTACGGACGTATATAAAAACTAA
- the yajC gene encoding preprotein translocase subunit YajC yields MEQGNLFASILPIVVIFAIMYFLIIRPQQKQAKDHKAMVDALAKGDKIVTSGGIKCSVVKTNEDFITVKLNDEVMVELDKQFVARKLDD; encoded by the coding sequence ATGGAACAGGGAAATCTCTTTGCATCAATCCTACCTATCGTCGTAATCTTCGCGATTATGTATTTTTTGATTATCAGACCGCAGCAAAAGCAGGCCAAGGATCATAAAGCGATGGTCGATGCGCTCGCTAAAGGAGATAAAATCGTCACTAGCGGCGGCATAAAATGCTCAGTCGTAAAAACCAACGAGGATTTTATCACAGTTAAGCTTAACGATGAGGTCATGGTCGAGCTGGATAAGCAATTTGTGGCAAGAAAATTAGATGACTAG
- the tyrS gene encoding tyrosine--tRNA ligase — MADIQGIMENFKRGVAEIIGEEQIEALIRRYYDSGEVFYVKIGMDPTAADLHLGHAVVLNKLAFLQNHGAIVQFLIGDFTAQIGDPTGKSETRKKLAREVVLQNAKTYEQQVFKILNPAKTKVMFNSEWTNRLGASGMIELSSTFNVARMLERDDFEKRYKAEQPISISEFMYPLLQGYDSVCMKCDIEFGGTDQKFNLLMGRQLQRIYDVGKEQSVVMMPLLVGTDGTNKMSKSLGNYIGVTDTPHDMYGKVMSISDALMWDWYNLLSQKSSEDIELIKGFVADGSIHPKAVKEELASEIVTQFYDENTAFEAKQEFDRVHGAGELPSEIKEYHVSSPAWIVKALISCKLAVSSSDARRLIKSNAVSIDQNKILDEQLQLSSGEYTLQVGKKKFAKLKVD, encoded by the coding sequence ATGGCTGACATTCAAGGCATTATGGAAAATTTCAAGCGCGGTGTCGCGGAGATCATCGGCGAAGAGCAGATCGAGGCGCTGATTAGGCGCTATTACGACAGCGGCGAGGTCTTTTACGTCAAAATCGGCATGGATCCCACTGCTGCGGATCTACACCTAGGGCACGCTGTCGTGCTAAATAAGCTTGCATTTTTGCAAAATCACGGCGCGATCGTGCAGTTTCTAATCGGTGATTTTACCGCTCAAATCGGCGATCCTACGGGTAAGAGCGAGACTCGCAAAAAGCTAGCGCGCGAAGTCGTGCTTCAAAACGCCAAAACCTACGAGCAGCAGGTGTTTAAAATTTTAAATCCCGCAAAAACTAAGGTGATGTTTAACTCCGAATGGACCAACCGCCTGGGTGCTAGCGGTATGATTGAGCTATCAAGCACTTTCAATGTTGCCAGGATGCTCGAGCGCGACGACTTCGAGAAGCGCTACAAGGCCGAGCAGCCGATCAGCATCAGCGAGTTTATGTATCCGCTACTGCAAGGATACGACAGCGTTTGCATGAAATGCGATATAGAATTTGGCGGCACCGATCAGAAATTTAATCTTTTAATGGGTCGCCAGCTGCAAAGAATTTATGATGTCGGCAAAGAACAAAGCGTCGTTATGATGCCGCTTTTAGTTGGCACCGACGGCACGAATAAAATGAGTAAAAGCCTTGGTAACTACATCGGCGTAACCGATACGCCTCATGATATGTACGGCAAGGTGATGAGTATCAGCGATGCGTTAATGTGGGATTGGTATAATCTGCTAAGCCAAAAGAGCAGCGAAGATATTGAGCTAATAAAAGGCTTCGTAGCGGATGGCTCGATCCATCCTAAGGCGGTTAAGGAGGAGCTTGCCTCTGAGATTGTCACGCAATTTTATGACGAAAACACCGCCTTTGAGGCCAAACAGGAATTTGACCGCGTCCACGGCGCAGGCGAGCTTCCTAGCGAGATCAAGGAATATCACGTAAGCTCGCCTGCATGGATCGTAAAGGCGCTAATTAGCTGCAAGCTCGCCGTATCCAGCTCGGATGCACGCAGGCTGATAAAATCAAACGCCGTCAGCATCGATCAAAATAAAATTTTAGATGAGCAGCTTCAGCTTAGCTCGGGCGAATATACACTCCAAGTAGGAAAGAAAAAATTCGCTAAATTAAAGGTGGATTAA
- a CDS encoding DNA-directed RNA polymerase subunit omega has translation MRTEQIVAKALKVTGGDRYKLSLMISKRAEQLAAGEPPLIENVDTRRMKFADIAILELAEGKIALDGIVDKD, from the coding sequence ATGAGAACTGAACAAATTGTAGCCAAGGCTTTAAAAGTAACGGGCGGAGATAGATATAAGCTATCTTTGATGATAAGCAAACGCGCCGAGCAGCTAGCTGCTGGCGAACCTCCGCTGATAGAGAACGTAGATACTCGCAGGATGAAATTTGCCGATATAGCAATCTTGGAACTAGCCGAAGGTAAGATCGCATTAGATGGAATCGTTGACAAGGATTAA
- the pyrH gene encoding UMP kinase — translation MAKYNRILVKFSGEALAGENGFGIDSEILKFIAKEIKQLVEGGIEVGIVIGGGNIIRGVSAAASGIIKRTSGDHMGMLATVINAIAMREALEYAGMDVRVQSAIKMEAICETFIIGRAKRHLEKGRVVIFAAGTGNPFFTTDTAGTLRAIEIGADAIIKATKVMGIYDKDPQKFKDAKLLSKVTYDQALHDNIRVMDDTAIALAKDNALPIIVCNMFKSGNLYKIVDGGDLSSCSIVKN, via the coding sequence ATGGCTAAATACAATCGCATACTCGTAAAATTTTCGGGTGAAGCGCTAGCGGGAGAGAACGGCTTTGGGATCGACAGCGAAATTTTAAAATTTATCGCTAAAGAGATCAAGCAGCTCGTAGAGGGCGGCATCGAAGTAGGCATCGTAATCGGCGGCGGCAACATCATAAGAGGCGTAAGCGCCGCAGCTAGCGGTATCATCAAGCGCACCAGCGGCGATCATATGGGCATGCTAGCCACCGTCATCAACGCAATCGCGATGAGAGAGGCGCTAGAATACGCAGGTATGGATGTACGCGTGCAAAGCGCGATAAAGATGGAAGCGATCTGCGAGACCTTCATCATCGGCCGCGCCAAAAGACACCTCGAAAAAGGTCGCGTCGTGATCTTTGCCGCAGGCACCGGAAATCCGTTCTTCACGACCGATACCGCAGGCACGCTCCGCGCTATCGAGATCGGAGCCGACGCTATCATAAAAGCCACTAAAGTAATGGGGATCTACGACAAAGATCCGCAAAAATTTAAAGACGCCAAATTGCTTTCCAAAGTCACTTACGATCAAGCCCTGCACGACAACATCAGGGTGATGGACGATACGGCTATCGCGCTTGCTAAAGACAATGCGCTTCCGATCATCGTGTGCAATATGTTTAAGAGCGGAAATTTATACAAAATCGTCGATGGCGGAGATCTAAGCTCCTGCTCGATCGTAAAAAACTGA
- a CDS encoding apolipoprotein N-acyltransferase has translation MQRDFPVPCVSFIRNLKSSYFTSSYINKGFFLALALSNFIFVEILSSKFDGLIALAAEFFSPLIAIAALFYLLKASKAEWFWCGFFIGALWLHWIGFSLIYFDLAFLIPLEILGICLVYAFIFRIFAIFDAPVLRAACLLALKFIHPFGFDWLNFELLLSHGIFRADLSALALILAGLCTVLYLRGRGARAKLNALIFAVFLICALQFSQKEPEPLPIKILLANTDISQYDIWAKDKILSAALANLARIDDAIAAGQDAIILPESAFAMPLNLENVLVKALKEKSRTITIVAGAEAYENGKFYNSAYLFANGEMKRFDKHILVPFGEMVPLPQFARNFINRVLLGGATDFSTASGFSDYELGGRSVRSAVCYEATRAELYEGSPKYVVAISNNGWFVPSYEPYLQRLIIRYYASLHGTLIYHAVNGSASEIIAPKKIWINRLKDHLK, from the coding sequence ATGCAAAGAGATTTCCCTGTTCCATGTGTTTCCTTCATTAGAAATTTAAAAAGTAGCTATTTTACATCAAGTTACATAAATAAAGGCTTTTTTCTTGCGCTTGCGCTTTCAAATTTTATTTTCGTAGAAATTTTAAGCTCTAAATTTGACGGCTTAATCGCTCTAGCGGCGGAATTTTTCTCGCCTCTGATCGCGATAGCGGCACTTTTTTATCTGCTAAAAGCAAGCAAGGCGGAGTGGTTTTGGTGCGGATTTTTTATCGGCGCGCTGTGGCTGCACTGGATCGGCTTCAGCCTGATCTATTTCGATCTTGCGTTTTTGATCCCGCTTGAAATTCTTGGAATTTGTCTCGTTTACGCCTTTATTTTCCGCATCTTTGCGATCTTTGACGCGCCGGTTTTGCGCGCTGCATGCCTTTTAGCGCTGAAATTTATCCATCCTTTCGGCTTTGATTGGCTAAATTTTGAACTGCTGCTAAGCCATGGAATTTTCAGAGCCGATCTTAGCGCGCTAGCTCTGATTTTAGCGGGGCTTTGCACGGTTTTGTATCTACGGGGGCGCGGCGCCCGGGCTAAACTTAACGCCCTAATTTTCGCGGTATTTTTGATCTGCGCGCTGCAATTCAGCCAAAAAGAGCCCGAGCCGCTGCCGATTAAAATTTTACTAGCAAACACCGATATTTCGCAGTATGACATCTGGGCAAAGGATAAAATTTTATCCGCCGCGTTGGCAAATTTAGCTCGGATTGACGATGCGATCGCAGCGGGGCAGGACGCGATAATTTTGCCCGAGAGCGCCTTTGCGATGCCGCTAAATTTAGAAAATGTACTAGTTAAAGCTCTAAAGGAGAAATCGCGCACAATTACGATAGTAGCGGGTGCGGAAGCGTATGAGAACGGGAAATTTTACAACAGCGCCTATCTTTTTGCAAACGGGGAAATGAAGCGCTTCGATAAGCATATTTTGGTGCCGTTTGGCGAAATGGTACCGCTGCCCCAATTCGCGCGAAATTTCATAAACCGCGTGCTGTTAGGCGGCGCGACCGATTTTTCGACGGCTAGCGGTTTTAGCGACTACGAGCTTGGCGGGCGAAGCGTAAGAAGCGCCGTTTGCTACGAGGCTACGCGCGCAGAGCTTTACGAGGGCTCGCCCAAATATGTCGTAGCGATCAGCAATAACGGCTGGTTCGTGCCGAGCTACGAGCCCTATTTGCAGCGCCTCATAATCCGCTACTACGCGAGCTTGCACGGCACATTGATCTATCACGCCGTAAACGGCAGCGCTAGCGAGATAATCGCTCCGAAAAAGATCTGGATAAACCGCCTTAAAGATCATCTAAAATAG
- a CDS encoding nitronate monooxygenase produces MSIKIGKHEIAHPIIQGGMGLGISWDKLAGNVSLNGCLGVISSVGTGYYENLKFAKKSLEGRPYQSENFYSKEALFAIVQNARKICGDAPLGMNVMCAANDYERIVRDTCEAGIDIIISGAGLPTNLPEFTADFPDVALVPIVSSAKALKIIAKRWKQRYDRIPDAVVLEGPLSGGHQGFTYEQCGDPAFALDNLIPQVKSEITQWGSFPLFVAGGIWDKTDIDRVKALGADGVQMGTRFIGTFECDAAEEFKQVLLNAKKEDIQLLKSPVGYPARGIHTNLQDMIAAGTAPKIRCISNCVSPCERGKGANAVGYCIADRLSDAYLGKTQSGLFFTGANGWRLNEIISVKELIEKLVNGEDS; encoded by the coding sequence ATGAGTATAAAAATAGGCAAACACGAGATTGCGCACCCGATAATTCAAGGCGGCATGGGACTTGGTATCAGCTGGGACAAGCTAGCCGGCAATGTCAGCCTAAACGGCTGTCTAGGCGTCATTAGCTCGGTCGGCACCGGATATTACGAAAATCTTAAATTTGCCAAAAAATCGCTCGAGGGCAGACCCTATCAAAGCGAGAATTTTTATAGCAAAGAGGCGCTTTTTGCGATAGTGCAAAACGCCCGTAAAATTTGTGGCGATGCGCCTTTGGGGATGAACGTAATGTGCGCGGCGAACGACTACGAGCGCATCGTGCGCGACACATGCGAGGCGGGTATCGACATCATCATAAGCGGCGCGGGACTTCCTACCAATCTGCCGGAGTTTACGGCAGATTTTCCAGACGTTGCACTCGTGCCTATAGTCTCCTCAGCTAAGGCTCTTAAGATCATCGCCAAACGCTGGAAGCAGCGCTACGACAGAATTCCCGATGCCGTAGTGCTGGAGGGTCCTCTTAGCGGCGGACATCAGGGCTTTACCTACGAGCAGTGCGGCGATCCCGCGTTTGCGCTGGATAATCTAATCCCGCAAGTAAAATCGGAAATTACGCAATGGGGCAGCTTCCCGCTATTTGTCGCAGGCGGAATTTGGGATAAAACCGACATCGATCGCGTAAAAGCCCTAGGCGCCGACGGCGTGCAGATGGGTACGCGCTTCATCGGCACCTTTGAATGCGATGCCGCGGAGGAATTTAAGCAGGTACTTCTTAACGCCAAAAAAGAGGACATCCAGCTTCTAAAATCGCCCGTAGGCTATCCCGCGCGCGGAATTCATACAAATTTACAAGATATGATCGCCGCAGGCACGGCGCCTAAGATCCGCTGTATCAGCAACTGCGTAAGCCCTTGCGAGCGCGGCAAAGGCGCTAATGCCGTAGGATACTGCATCGCCGACCGCTTAAGCGACGCGTATCTTGGCAAAACGCAAAGCGGTCTGTTTTTCACGGGTGCCAACGGCTGGCGATTGAACGAGATCATATCCGTGAAGGAATTGATAGAAAAACTTGTAAATGGCGAAGATAGTTAA